CTAGACATAAACTAAAGCCATAATTAAACCTCTCAAGCATTCCCAAATACCTTAGACAACACAGCCACACTAATAGCTAAACCAAAATTCCATTACAGcccaaaattcaaaccttgagtttgaaactcaagaacatcaatatCAAACTCACAATTCAACAAAGAAGCATAGGAATTCATACCCCTTCTGCAAATGATAACCCTGAATAAATCCTCAGctgatcctagcttgattcctcagtcTCTATGCTTCCAAACCTTCAATTTTTGCATAAATTCCCTAAGAAGCCCCACTAGTCTCTATGCACACCAAAAGAAAAGATAGAACCGtgtagggagagagagagagagagttctttcTACTTCTGGTGGGTTCTACTATCTAAAGCCATCCAAGCCTATCCCCTAAGtgaaaagtccaaaatgccctcTGGACATAACCCTATCCTTTAACAACCCCAAGGGCTAAATCGTCATTTTCCATGTCCTATtagttcctcgagtgttcctaataaatTTCCATTTAATCCCGATATACCCAAATCATTGCTAATAATTGCCCGTTACCTGATAAACCCCAGGCACATGCcaagttctcaaaatacccctagactcaccctgagccgggtatctgactccgttgtgactattccgctaatctgcaccctaggatcgtctcggatcacacatctcaaatatatccccataacactggggtctcactcacaacacatgcatatttacactTATGtcctcaacggaccaaaattacaaacaccCCCTATTCACAAAAATGggtccacgtgcatatttaatacacacaatcatgcatgtctaatcacataatcaccaaattcatatattatcataattaaatcaattattgtctaatcaaagccctaagccttattactaaatttgggacactacattaCCTTTAGTCCTTATCATAGTTTTATATGAGTGGTCGATCAATTTTGGGTCTTATATACAAAACATGATATCACACTCAGTTTATAGCTTTAGTAAGTTCCCCAGGATCATAAATAAGGAGAAGCCTATCCCAAAATCCCATTTCTAAAGTCTAGCTCAAACCCAAGTCCCAAGGTATACTGTCCAAAATACCCCTACCACTAATATCCTTAGTTAATTATTATTCCCAAACGAGACCTAGCCCTACCAAAGGTTCCATAGCTGTTGTGTCTTGGACAAAGGTGGTTTTTTAACAAGACCTTTTTTTTCcgggaatttttcaaaaatatggcttttataccatcaatgtgaaaaaatatgggaattaaacttttcttaatttgtatgggaaaatttattaaagaagaagttaaagtatggaaaacacaattagtagctaactaaaatatggaaatgctACATTTTtctattataattatgtttttttttattatgaaggtaattttattttttaattttttccttcattttttttattatttttcagttattttttctttcttttttttccttacttatttttttctttcattttttcctttttcttttttttttctaccatttttttccttcatccatttttttctttcaatttttccattctttttcttcttattctcatttttatgcatttattaatttttttcctttcatttatattattttgttttttttcttcatattttttcagttttttttcttttttttttcattctattttttcttcatttttgtatttattattttccccttctatttttcttttttcttttttcaacatatgagatttttttctttctttttttcttcttctattttttctttttttttttcaaaattttctaccaattttttcattcattttttttctttacatttttctattatttttcttcttcttttcattcttatttattcatctattttttttttcattcatcatttcttttgttttttttttttcatttttgtacttattcttttctcattccatttattttttttttcatttttttcacacatatattttaacattacataattattttactatttttttattattatcttttattattgtaattttgtttatagttttttccactatatgtaaaaaaaattcaaatcaatttttttagcattttctttttactgtaacacttataggaataccaaaatttggaaagaaaactaataaaaatataaaaacgtgaataggtaactggttaccttcatgttctttgtgtgtatatttctgggggtaactggttaccttcacattctgatatgtgtatatttatggtaactggttacatatgttactaaaatcatagttacttattcttccttttttaatgaagtgttcttccactttttctttcaaatttgatgtttcttttcatatttaatatgagtaactcgtcacccctcttaggtaactggttacccatcttATGGGAGAAAGTTACTTATCTCAGGATAATTGGTTAccactggttacccctcctggtacatgttatttaacctagctctaagattttttttacataactatcAAAGATCaataaagtaactggttaccttacccagaatttgaaaaaaaaacgtacaatctaaaaaaaacatgtttataataaataaaaaataattttaaaaacaattcatattacaaaaaattttttgcaaaacaaccaaagaaaaatttaatataaaattagtaatataaaaaaacaaataagctaaaaaaaataataatcaaatttcaaacatacccttccaaattaataaaacttgattaagagtaaaactatggcataaaccaacttttatacaaaaatatgggaaaataaacccataaaagtgaaaagtattaaaaaaaaccatagattaactttttttgaaaaaaaaccatatttttgcccACTCtaataaaaatctcatataaaatgtaatttcatcTTTTTTTCCCAGTATTAACGACCAATTTTTGAATAAATGAAAAATTATGAATTTAATTGCTAAAATTAAAACTTAAGAACCAAGATCGTAATAAATTGTATAGTCTAGGGACCATACGGCAAATCTCTCCGAATAAAACTATTTCAGTCTCTGAGATCCTCTTCCTGGTCATCCTCCATTTTCTAGGGTTAGGTTTTGTCCATCGAATTCATAATATTCTTGGTGAGTCCAATAGTGATTGAAAAAAAATGGCGTGGAGGAACTTCTACAACGAGATTAGGGGCCTGAAGTTGAAGGAATTGCCCGGTCACGTTAAGCCATTGCTCTCGATCGAGAGTGCGAAGAATGCCGTCGTGAGAGGCTTGGACAACTACAACGCCAAGTACATTCAGACCGGTTCCATCGACCCTCTCTACCATGTCTGCTTCGGTGGTATGATCTTCTCCTACCTCGTCGCTCTGCCCGAAGAACGTCGCCATCTCGAGCACCAGCAGCACGCCAAGGAACACGGCCATTGATTCATTCCTCAGGTTTGCGCTTTCTCTTTCCTTATTCTCGATTTATTCGTTAGATGCTTGAATTGGAATGAttcaattttgttttgttttttttgttttttttgtttttagggttaagttttaatttttgtaatttggggATTTTGTTCGATTAATGAGATATTCCACTGGAGAAGATAAATTTCTTGACTTTATTCATTtggtatttttttataattttttcgtGTCGTGTGTGATGGAATTATTATTGTTCTTTCTGAGATTTTGTATTGTTGCATAAGTTTGTGACTTTACATTGAAATATATAGTTTGGTTGAAAATTATATCCGTTAATTTGAATCGTCTTTGTCTTTCTCGGATGTGTCGATAATCAGTGGCTCAAATCTAATTCTAAGTTTTGCTTGACCGTGACATTAATGCATTTTTCTCTCAAACCGGGTCATCATTTATGGACTACTCTATCTGTAGTAGTAGTAGCCATGGAAATTTATTATCTCTTCACAACTATAAATCAAGAAAGGAATGAACCAATGAATCATCACTGCCGCATCAAAAGAGGGGCGGAATCAAGTCAGAACATGTCTAAAAGATTTTGAAACGATTTGTCTATCCACAAGTAGTTCTCTTGCTATTGTTAACTTTATTCAATTATAAGCCTTTTTGAGACTATGCAGCATAAATATCAAATATCATAAGTTGAAATCTTTCTTTAAAGCTGCTGTTCTGGTACTAAGGCATTTTATTAAATGTCACCTGTTGATGACATTGATGTATATTAGAATAACGTTTGCAGAAAATAATAGATGAAAGTCGGTAGTAGATGAAGGGTCTCATAGTTTCAAATGCTGAAGTAATGTTGAAAGTTCAGGAAGTTTAGTTTAATTCTGATTCTTATTGTTCTGAGTTAATTACTTTCCAGAGTAGTTTTATTCAAATTAGTTAAACAGATTGGTTTGAAATTTTACCGTTTTTTTGCTTTAATTTTTCTAAGCTATAAAATAATTTCGTCTTATAGTTTTGCTCAGACTTATAATCATGATACAGTGCTGTCTAACGTGAGGCTTAAGCCTCCACACCGGCTAAACATTAGTAAGCTATATGTACTTCTCCTTAGATCTTGAAAAGCTGAAATTACTTAAGTCTTAAAGAAGGGATGGCATGGTATTGTTCTTTATCAATGTCATCAGGTTTTTTCTTCCTGATTTAGCATTTCTTATTTGAAGGGTTTGTTCATCTTATTCAATGTTTCATAGCATTATTTTCTGTTTTTCTTCTTTGTAAGGTCTTTCTACAATGTTagtttgattttaaaaaaatatatatcttgcCCTCTCCCTTTTCCAGTGAGATTCACATATAATCCTTTATTCTGTACATACTAGTTACTTTTTAAAAAAGAAAGAGACAAGTTGTGTTTGTGGTTTTATAGATGTGTTCTCAGTATGAATAAAAATAGTTCTGTGCCGTAATAGTTATGTAGCTATCAAGTTATGTCATCTTAAAAGTTGTTTTCGTTTCATATTGTAAGCGTAGAAACCACTCTTTCCTTCCAAAgcttttttagaaaattaattattgTTGCCCTTTGTTCTGGCTACATTTCTCCTTTGAGCTGCATTTTCTCTCTTGTTTAATTATTGTTCCTATAGAATCACCTTTGGAAAAGTCATAACCTTGTTACCCTTGCAAACTAATTTGTATTGTCATCATGTTCCCTACTTTTTGTAAACTATGAGGAGGTCTAGTTGCATTATCAGCTTTAGTTAAAAGTCTCTTTGACCAATACATCGAAAGCAGCAGGATACAACAATTTGTATTCTCTTTTCTCTTCACCCTTGAATAGAAAAGAGAATTCCTTTTTTCATCTCTTCTGGAAAGAAGCTGAAAAGTGAAGTCTGATCATGCCTACCTATCATGTCTGTACTTGTGCTCATGCTCATGTCCATGTCATGTCAATCTAGACACATTTATGTCTCGTGTTTGCTTAGGCATGTTTACTACTCTTGTTGTGCCGACTCAGTCATGCTTACAAATTATGCCAGATACAATCAGACATTAATAATTACTTCTAATATGATTATTGGTGaaccttttttgttttaaaagcTAACTATGTGTTGCAAATTTTTATAAGAGACTCGGGTAGCATTTTAAATGATCTGAAACCTTAAGTGCTGGAGTAGAAAACAACTTGTCTTCATTTCGATCCTAGATTTTTGGTACCAGTGATTCTATTGTTTATGGAGattatcattattatattttaataaatatgtttCTGTTTTCCTGTTCTCATAATCTTTGTTTGTATTAATACCTCTTCTATTTTAATGCAGCAAGGGGCGATGGACCTTTCCTGGTGTTTATTTCGGGGCCATTTGTTTTTTCGatgcttttttttcttttgatatcTTTAAATTTTAGAAAGAAAGATACTGTCTTCTTGGTTCGTGGCAGGCTTTaagtgattaaaataaaaatcttGATCATATTGAATTACTGTAATTTGACCGTTAAAAGAAATGGTTGAGGGGAAAACAACTTTGTTATTACTTTTGGTCTTTCGGTGAGTAATACGAGATGACAAATTATCTGAAAATAATGTTACTGCTCTTGACCCTATTTACTTGTtaggaaatataaaatatcaccATGTTTCTGACCATATGGTAATTTCAAATTGCATTCTTTTTCCTTAAATCTAGGCGATGAAGTGAGAATTTGGTGTGTTGACTAGTTCTTTAAATTTATATGGAAACTTTCTTGCTGCATACATATTTTATTCATTAGATTTAATATATTAGCTGTTATTAATTGTTTGGAGTTATTCATTCGCGAGGAGAGGAGAGAACTTGCTGAGTTGTCATTTGGATTCAGAAATTTGGAATGTCGTTGGCATTGTGTCCTGTCCTTTGCCGTTGATTTTATGTTCTTTTTTGACAAATGTTGCCGTTGATCTTTGATATGTgcgttaatatatatatatatatatatatgtatttcaaAGTATTAACCACAAGTATCATTGTTTGAGGTagaattaattttaaaacaaCTAAGCGAAGAACGTTctccctctctttttctctattggaccttttggtttttttttttttggggaaaATAGCGGCGTGGGTTGTTCTCAATAGGTGTGGAGATGTGGGTTCTCGGTGGTTCTGATTGGTTGCAAAAGGGGTGGTCTGCTTAGGTGTGGGTAGTGGGGTCCCTACTCCTTGGACAACGGTGAGTTGCGCTTGGGGTTGCCATTCCTATCCTTTTGGATATGTTTGGCTTAGTAGTAGTAGATTGTGTTGCCTGGGTGGCTTTCTAGCGCTCTGGTTaactaagaccgttacactgtgtgtttaattCACTAAgtaagtcatttgaacataaatgtgtaattaaagaccaAGTCAATATTAGGTATTGAAAGATTTGGtcaataaaatgattttttttcattaaaatattaagtataCACACGGaatcccaaaatcagtttacaaacttgtaaaagactaatagaatacaacttagccgtcctaggcggcaaaacagggtataaccctagttccttccaagctatcccgaccgtagcgatcgagcaggctgcatatgtacacactgcccctgaagctctccaactcatggctggtccaactatccctttcctttatctgcaccacgtagcaccaatgagccaagactcagcaagaaaacttaaacaagctgcacaactaggcaacaatataaaaGCAGTAAACATAAAACATCATATTCAACTAACAATAGGTTATAAGTAACCAACCAACATTAATATTCAACTCAGTCAAATAGataaaccaaactcatcaatcaatagaaatggttaagtgtgaaccacacttctgtttatggtaATATATCCAGGCCCGAAGCCCTTAGGCTGAGTCCCCTAGTCTCTTAGTCGACACAGGCACCCTTGGGCCGGGCTGCGTTTCGCACGCTTGCTATTGGCCCCTGACACCCTTAGACCGGCTTGCaaatatatataatcacaaatgcacaatgcatagcaagtaatcaatggcagcgtatacacgcatgcctatccagatattctcagctacagatatgttcatattcataatatattcattaacaggggtttaagccccattcacaactcgggtgcagttttcttacatcaaGTCCCGAGTAGCTAGTGTATGgcagccccgagcacgatccctaatcctgagccctcatagtataacctagtcacaatgcgataatgggtaaccattaaaatcctaaaccatttaaaagctttggaataatatactagcctctgagacctcaaGGTCCACTAGACCGGATAGTAGAATTCATTCGAAGCGCTTATATTTAAGTTCCCAGGCTAACAAGACTGTtttggctaaggctgcctaggcgggctgcgacctggccttaagggtcgcagcgcgcccccaagTTAGAGGCGCCAGCCCCATGTCCCAGAGGTAGGCGGACCGCGAATgccccctcaagggccgcggcgcatctGCAAAACAGCAAGCCCCCCGAGGGCTCCTGGGGTCACTCGAGCCgcgacgcccatgaactgggtcacaACGCCCCCCAGTGAACCCATAAATTCTGGGGCTTTTCAGCGTTTTCTCCAAGCTTGTCCCACCAGAATTCATCACAGTTCCAAACCTAAACCAAAACTATACCTCACAATCATTTCCAAACATTGTAAGCAGCATTTAACCCTAAAAAATCAAACCAAACCATTACCAAAACCCAAGCTCAAACACCTAAATTCAGAACCTCAAGACACTTAAAATAAACTAAGGATTTCAGTAACAAAACTTGCTTGAATCTTACCTCAGTGGAGATTTCGAGCTTAGACTAGGTTTTCCCCACACCCTTAGCTTGTTTTCCCAAGTTCCCAGCTTCAAATTCAAGGCCTCACCACCAAAATTCTCCATAATTGTTCGAGTCTTCAAGATGAGGAGAGGGAGCCATGAGAGAGAGAAGgttgagagcttagagagagttCCTTCTTTTGTCTTTCCTTAATTCCAGTATTTTCTCAATGCCACCCAGCTGTCTAAGTCCATCCTTTTGCTTCCTCATATTTCCCAGCCTAAGTCTATCCTTAACCTCAAAAGACCAAAACACCCATTAAGCTTACTCCAATCCTTTAATGGCCCCAAGGGCCAAATTGTCATTTTCCATAATTCTCGCTAATCCTCgagtagccctataaattcccaatcaatcccgacatgcccaattaatcaccaaataattgcacGTTAGCCATTAAATCCCAAATACACACTAAGTCCTCgaaatacccttaggctcgccctgagtcgggtattggaCCCTGTTGTGATTATtctgccaatccgctcactaggatcgccttgagccatatactgcaaatatatccacataataatgttgtctcaatcatttacacacatataatcacatttatgcccgtaacaggccaatattacaaatatacccttattatcaagaacgagcccacatgcatatttaatacacataaacatacatttaaatccatattatcatataaatcatgtatgccacgtagtcacacatttattaaattaattcaacatgtatatcccattatgccctctaggcactgTAATCGAGACACTTAACCTTAATAGTAAATTCGGGtggttacaactatcccctccttattgaaatttcgtcctcaaaatttattcgaaCATCTTGGGACACCAATCCCGCAAATGTGACTATAGCCACAGAGTCTAGTCCTTTACCTTTTAATCCCTTAGTAACACTCTCACTAG
The Humulus lupulus chromosome 6, drHumLupu1.1, whole genome shotgun sequence DNA segment above includes these coding regions:
- the LOC133782201 gene encoding uncharacterized protein LOC133782201; this encodes MAWRNFYNEIRGLKLKELPGHVKPLLSIESAKNAVVRGLDNYNAKYIQTGSIDPLYHVCFGGMIFSYLVALPEERRHLEHQQHAKEHGH